The Ananas comosus cultivar F153 linkage group 2, ASM154086v1, whole genome shotgun sequence genome contains a region encoding:
- the LOC109706848 gene encoding protein ecdysoneless homolog — protein MGRKGEGVFEGVIERGRSLGRCCYAXIDDEWLVVSLLYAASRAVPSLSISVWDSDGEFLLIESAFALPRWLNPESSANRVFIRRGELHIVPKDRFPTNPSLEDALDAVRSDEIETRAPDPVQDAINRRIEGYPERARENIHRVTVRVPLPVAQVLKVEPCLISLAVEGFYDRDVDSMKHAARMERFLKSDNGEIEMVRVAVMMSRAMYAQLVQQSFQAPNLYPMPSREEGPAAYGEAELGMKIACGFEMMYQERRRSGEKGTGSTWEVFRKSLESSGCFEGLLPGSKEYQRIMEDAFQYYKSTTLFSRTREIMNAPVRRIDEILSMPHSADDFKGIELPPNDDESWLYNGEDELNLALQERQKEMEEYEAAKKQRKLKQKAAESGSNSLTNNFNVGDISESMQEFVRKVSSFQGAEVPENRKSKAVELDADQFFKAMESVLGGISHEGAAGDADFEGASSSSDMEFDDSEDGSDFAEEGGDKDNEDTFMQSYTDALNKELTSTTLGKSFVRAERSSNENEGPSNATEDMDEELTPVDVDFNLVKNFLDSFSSQQGLPGPASNLLGLMGVNVPPDAKKE, from the exons ATGGGGAGAAAGGGGGAAGGGGTTTTTGAAGGAGTGATCGAGCGCGGGAGATCGCTGGGGCGATGC TGTTACGCTATNATCGACGACGAGTGGctcgtcgtctccctcctctaCGCCGCGTCCCGCGCCGTGCCCTCGCTCTCGATCAGCGTCTGGGACTCCGACGGCGAGTTCCTCCTCATCGAGTCCGCGTTCGCCCTCCCGCGGTGGCTCAACCCCGAGTCGAGCGCCAACCGCGTCTTCATCCGCCGCGGCGAGCTCCACATCGTGCCCAAGGACCGGTTCCCCACGAACCCCTCCCTCGAAGACGCCCTAGATGCCGTTCGGAGCGACGAGATCGAGACCCGCGCCCCGGATCCCGTCCAGGACGCGATTAATCGGCGAATCGAAGGGTACCCCGAGCGCGCGAGGGAGAACATTCATCGGGTTACGGTTAGGGTTCCGCTCCCTGTCGCCCAGGTGTTAAAGGTGGAGCCTTGCTTGATCTCGCTCGCCGTGGAGGGTTTCTACGACCGGGACGTGGACTCCATGAAGCACGCGGCTCGGATGGAGCGGTTCCTGAAGAGCGACAATGGTGAGATCGAGATGGTTAGGGTTGCGGTCATGATGTCGAGGGCGATGTACGCCCAATTGGTGCAGCAGAGTTTTCAGGCACCGAATTTGTATCCGATGCCGTCGAGGGAAGAGGGGCCTGCGGCTTACGGAGAAGCCGAATTGGGAATGAAAATAGCTTGTGGATTCGAGATGATGTACCAGGAAAGGCGCCGCTCCGGGGAGAAAGGCACGGGAAGCACTTGGGAAGTGTTCAGGAAGAGCTTGGAAAGCAGTGGGTGCTTTGAAGGGCTTCTTCCGGGATCAAAAGAGTATCAGAGGATAATGGAGGATGCGTTCCAATATTACAAGAGCACTACTCTCTTCTCACGAACAAG GGAGATAATGAATGCACCTGTTCGTCGCATAgatgaaattctctctatgccccACTCAGCTGATGATTTCAAAGGTATCGAGCTTCCTCCGAATGATGACGAATCATGGCTGTATAATGGAGAAGATGAGTTAAATTTAGCTCTTCAAGAAAGGCAGAAGGAAATGGAAGAGTATGAGGCTGCAAAGAAGCAGAGAAAACTGAAGCAGAAGGCTGCTGAGAGTGGTTCCAATTCGCTGACAAATAATTTCAATGTTGGAGATATATCAGAAAGTATGCAGGAATTTGTTCGAAAAGTTTCAAGCTTTCAGGGAGCTGAGGTTCCTGAAAACAG AAAATCAAAAGCAGTGGAACTTGATGCAGACCAGTTCTTTAAGGCCATGGAATCTGTGTTAGGAGGGATATCACACGAAGGAGCTGCTGGGGATGCTGATTTTGAAGGAGCCTCGTCATCATCTGATATGGAATTTG ATGATTCTGAAGATGGAAGTGATTTCGCTGAGGAAGGTGGTGACAAGGACAATGAGGATACTTTTATGCAGTCATATACTGATGCCTTGAATAAAGAGCTAACTTCAACTACCCTTGGAAAAAGCTTTGTTCGTGCAGAGCGCTCCAGCAACGAGAATGAG GGGCCTTCAAATGCCACGGAGGACATGGATGAGGAGTTAACTCCTGTTGACGTCGATTTCAACCTGGTGAAAAACTTCCTCGACTCGTTTTCTTCACAACAAGGCCTCCCGGGCCCGGCTTCGAACCTCCTTGGACTCATGGGTGTCAATGTCCCCCCTGATGCTAAAAAGGAGTAA